A stretch of the Nitratireductor thuwali genome encodes the following:
- a CDS encoding nucleoside hydrolase, whose translation MAPARKIIIDTDPGQDDALAILLALASPELDVLGITAVAGNVPLPLTEKNALKICELAGKRETAVFAGASRPLVRDLVTAEHVHGKTGLDGPDLPEPTMRLREQHAVDFIVETLMSHGEGEVTLCPLGPLTNLALALIREPRIAPRVKEIVLMGGGFFEGGNITPAAEFNIYVDPHAADVVFRSGAPIVMMPLDVTHKAMTTARRVAAFRGLGTRVGAAVAQMLEFYERFDEEKYGSDGGPLHDPCVIAWLLQPELFKGRQCNVEVETMSELTMGMTVVDWWGVTQRRKNALVMRDIDHEGFFALLTERLGRL comes from the coding sequence ATGGCGCCGGCGCGGAAGATCATTATCGACACGGATCCCGGGCAGGACGACGCGCTGGCGATCCTGCTGGCGCTGGCCAGTCCGGAGCTGGACGTGCTGGGCATCACGGCCGTGGCCGGCAATGTGCCGCTGCCGCTCACGGAGAAGAACGCGCTCAAGATATGCGAGCTTGCCGGCAAGCGGGAAACGGCCGTTTTCGCCGGCGCCAGCCGTCCACTGGTCCGTGACCTGGTGACCGCAGAGCATGTGCACGGGAAGACCGGCCTCGACGGGCCGGACCTGCCCGAGCCCACGATGAGGCTGAGGGAGCAGCATGCGGTCGACTTCATCGTCGAGACGCTGATGAGCCATGGCGAGGGCGAGGTCACGCTGTGCCCGCTCGGCCCGCTCACCAACCTGGCGCTCGCCCTGATACGCGAGCCGAGGATCGCCCCAAGGGTCAAGGAGATCGTGCTGATGGGCGGCGGTTTCTTCGAGGGAGGCAACATCACCCCGGCGGCCGAGTTCAACATCTATGTCGACCCGCACGCGGCCGATGTCGTGTTCCGCTCGGGCGCGCCGATCGTCATGATGCCGCTCGACGTGACGCACAAGGCCATGACGACGGCCAGACGGGTCGCGGCCTTTCGCGGCCTTGGAACCCGCGTGGGTGCGGCGGTCGCCCAAATGCTGGAGTTCTACGAGCGCTTCGACGAGGAGAAATACGGCTCCGACGGCGGCCCCCTGCACGATCCCTGCGTCATCGCCTGGCTGTTGCAGCCGGAGCTTTTCAAGGGCCGGCAGTGCAATGTCGAGGTCGAGACCATGTCGGAGCTGACCATGGGCATGACCGTGGTCGACTGGTGGGGCGTGACCCAGCGCCGGAAGAACGCGCTGGTGATGCGCGACATCGATCACGAAGGCTTCTTCGCCTTGCTGACGGAGCGGCTGGGGCGGCTTTAG
- a CDS encoding DUF2244 domain-containing protein produces the protein MDDTSQADQPIFKALLVPHRSLGGKGFAILMGVLLVLWLSVAAFFWSLGAWPVVGFFGLDLLAVYIAFRLNYRQARQREEVSLSRTSLHIRKVPPSGPAQEFDFNPFWSRFKVERHAEIGVTRMTVEARQKQVGLGSFLNPDDRASFAEAFGAALATAKGR, from the coding sequence ATGGATGACACAAGCCAGGCCGACCAGCCCATCTTCAAGGCGCTTCTCGTTCCCCACCGTTCGCTGGGCGGGAAAGGCTTTGCCATTCTCATGGGCGTGCTGCTGGTGCTGTGGCTTTCGGTGGCCGCATTTTTCTGGAGCCTTGGCGCCTGGCCCGTGGTCGGCTTCTTCGGCCTTGATCTTTTGGCTGTCTATATCGCCTTTCGCCTCAACTACCGCCAGGCACGCCAGCGCGAGGAGGTGTCGCTGTCGCGCACCAGCCTGCATATCCGCAAGGTTCCGCCGTCGGGCCCGGCGCAGGAATTCGACTTCAATCCGTTCTGGTCGCGGTTCAAGGTCGAACGTCACGCCGAGATCGGCGTCACCCGCATGACGGTCGAGGCCCGGCAGAAGCAGGTGGGGCTGGGCTCCTTCCTCAACCCGGACGATAGGGCAAGCTTCGCAGAGGCCTTCGGCGCGGCCCTGGCCACCGCCAAGGGGCGGTGA
- a CDS encoding bifunctional helix-turn-helix domain-containing protein/methylated-DNA--[protein]-cysteine S-methyltransferase — MNAELAILERDITPEGTDYEIVRRVVEKISLDYRDQPSLEELAADVGETPTSLQKLFTRWAGLSPKAFLQAVTLDHARRLLDEGMPLLEASLELGMSGPGRLHDLFVTHEAISPGEYKARGEGLVIRYGYHVSPFGIALVMVTDRGLAGLAFADAGGEKAAFEDMSRRWPGATYVEDLAATMPYAGRVFEPARWRAEEPLRIVLIGTDFQVRVWEALMKIPMGRARAYSDIAAEIGKPKASRAVGAAVGANPLSFVVPCHRAVGKSGALTGYHWGLTRKRAILGWEACQLQAG; from the coding sequence ATGAACGCAGAACTCGCCATTCTTGAACGCGACATCACGCCCGAGGGCACCGACTACGAGATCGTGCGCCGGGTGGTGGAGAAGATCAGCCTCGACTACCGCGACCAGCCTTCGCTGGAGGAGCTCGCGGCGGATGTGGGCGAGACGCCGACAAGCCTGCAGAAGCTGTTTACGCGCTGGGCCGGGCTGTCGCCCAAAGCCTTCCTGCAGGCGGTGACGCTGGACCATGCCCGGCGCCTGCTCGACGAGGGAATGCCCCTGCTGGAGGCCTCGCTCGAGCTCGGCATGTCCGGGCCGGGACGCCTGCACGACCTTTTCGTCACCCATGAGGCCATTTCCCCCGGCGAATACAAGGCGCGGGGCGAGGGTCTCGTCATCCGCTACGGATACCACGTCTCGCCCTTCGGCATCGCCCTGGTGATGGTGACGGACCGCGGCCTGGCGGGGCTGGCATTTGCCGATGCGGGCGGCGAGAAGGCAGCTTTCGAGGATATGAGCCGGCGCTGGCCGGGCGCGACCTATGTGGAGGATCTGGCGGCCACCATGCCCTATGCCGGCCGGGTCTTCGAGCCGGCGCGCTGGCGCGCGGAAGAGCCGCTCCGCATCGTCCTCATCGGCACCGATTTCCAGGTTCGCGTGTGGGAGGCGCTCATGAAGATCCCCATGGGGCGTGCCCGCGCCTATTCCGATATCGCGGCAGAGATCGGCAAGCCCAAGGCCTCGCGCGCCGTGGGCGCCGCGGTGGGCGCCAACCCGCTTTCCTTCGTCGTTCCCTGCCATCGCGCCGTCGGCAAGTCCGGTGCGCTGACCGGCTATCACTGGGGGCTCACCCGCAAGCGCGCGATTCTCGGCTGGGAGGCGTGCCAGCTTCAGGCGGGGTGA
- a CDS encoding L,D-transpeptidase, producing the protein MNLKPILIAAALGLSAALAGCTSMGPAHIFSSDYGSVKDAGYQLPSIPISKVPRQYHRQIVSFETKEKPGTIIVDTREKFLYFVMEDGKAMRYGIGVGREGFEWAGTARIAMKREWPTWTPPRAMIGRQPELAKWAGGMPPGTSNPLGARALYLFNKGGDTGYRLHGTPEWNSIGKAMSSGCIRLINQDIIDLYNRAEVGAKVIVKR; encoded by the coding sequence ATGAACTTGAAGCCAATTCTCATTGCAGCAGCCCTGGGGCTTTCCGCCGCGCTGGCGGGCTGCACCAGCATGGGTCCCGCGCATATTTTCTCGTCGGACTACGGATCGGTCAAGGATGCGGGCTACCAGCTCCCCTCCATCCCCATTTCCAAGGTGCCGCGCCAGTATCACCGCCAGATCGTCTCCTTCGAGACCAAGGAGAAGCCGGGGACGATCATCGTCGATACGCGCGAGAAGTTCCTTTATTTCGTGATGGAAGACGGCAAGGCCATGCGCTACGGCATCGGGGTCGGCCGCGAGGGCTTCGAGTGGGCCGGCACCGCACGCATCGCCATGAAGCGTGAATGGCCGACATGGACGCCGCCCAGAGCAATGATCGGGCGCCAGCCGGAGCTGGCCAAATGGGCCGGAGGCATGCCGCCCGGCACTTCCAACCCGCTCGGCGCGCGGGCGCTCTATCTTTTCAACAAGGGCGGGGACACCGGCTACCGGCTGCACGGCACGCCGGAGTGGAACTCCATCGGCAAGGCCATGTCGTCCGGCTGCATACGCCTGATCAACCAGGATATAATTGACCTTTACAACCGGGCGGAAGTTGGTGCAAAAGTAATCGTGAAGCGGTAA
- the trpS gene encoding tryptophan--tRNA ligase, protein MSEFSQLVFSGMQPTGNLHLGNYLGALQKFVALQDNYDCIYCVVDMHSITAQLVHDDLADQTRAIAAAYLACGLDPKKNIIFNQSRVPQHAELAWIFNCVARIGWMNRMTQFKDKAGKDRENASLGLLAYPSLMASDILVYRATHVPVGDDQKQHLELARDIAQKFNNDFSERIADLGYGVEMEMGEEHVSGFFPLTEPLIEGPAPRVMSLRDGSKKMSKSDPSDLSRINLSDDADAIARKIRKAKTDPDPLPGDLDGLAGRPEAENLVGIYAALAGSTRQEVIDAFAGQQFSVFKPALADLAVEKLAPISAEMRRITADPGFVDGVLRDGGERAGARAEATMKKVREIIGFLTA, encoded by the coding sequence ATGAGCGAATTCAGCCAACTCGTCTTTTCCGGCATGCAGCCGACGGGCAACCTCCATCTCGGCAATTATCTGGGCGCGCTCCAGAAATTCGTCGCCCTGCAGGACAATTATGACTGCATTTACTGCGTGGTGGATATGCATTCGATCACCGCGCAGCTCGTCCATGACGACCTGGCCGACCAGACGCGTGCCATCGCCGCCGCCTATCTGGCCTGCGGCCTCGATCCGAAGAAGAACATCATCTTCAACCAGAGCCGCGTTCCGCAGCATGCCGAGCTTGCCTGGATCTTCAACTGCGTCGCCCGCATCGGCTGGATGAACCGCATGACGCAGTTCAAGGACAAGGCCGGCAAGGACCGCGAGAACGCCTCGCTGGGCCTGCTCGCCTATCCCAGCCTCATGGCCTCCGACATTCTGGTCTATCGCGCGACCCATGTGCCGGTCGGCGACGACCAGAAGCAGCATCTGGAGCTTGCCCGCGACATCGCGCAGAAATTCAACAACGACTTCTCCGAACGCATCGCCGACCTTGGCTATGGCGTGGAGATGGAAATGGGCGAGGAGCATGTTTCGGGCTTCTTCCCGCTTACCGAGCCGCTGATCGAAGGTCCCGCGCCGCGTGTCATGAGCTTGCGCGACGGCTCGAAGAAAATGTCGAAATCCGACCCGTCCGACCTTTCGCGCATCAACCTTTCCGACGATGCCGACGCCATCGCCAGGAAGATCAGGAAGGCGAAGACCGATCCCGACCCGTTGCCGGGCGACCTCGACGGGCTTGCCGGCCGGCCGGAGGCGGAAAATCTGGTGGGCATCTACGCGGCCCTTGCCGGCAGCACGCGCCAGGAAGTCATCGACGCGTTTGCCGGCCAGCAGTTCTCGGTGTTCAAGCCGGCGCTGGCCGATCTGGCCGTCGAGAAGCTGGCGCCCATCAGTGCCGAGATGCGCCGCATCACGGCCGATCCGGGCTTTGTCGACGGCGTGCTGCGGGACGGCGGCGAACGCGCCGGCGCCCGAGCCGAGGCCACGATGAAGAAGGTGCGCGAGATCATCGGTTTTCTCACCGCCTGA
- a CDS encoding ferritin-like domain-containing protein, which produces MGLFSKDIKTMDDLFVHTLRDIYYAEKQILKALPKMIDKATSAELKNGFEKHRKETEGHIANVEEVFRMHGTEAKGVNCPAIDGIIQEAEEVAGEVEDKQVLDAALIAAAQAVEHYEITRYGTLITWAQELGRNDCAEVLKRNLAQEKATDEKLTQLAENRINIAAAE; this is translated from the coding sequence ATGGGACTCTTTTCCAAAGACATCAAAACCATGGACGATCTGTTCGTCCACACGCTGCGTGACATCTACTATGCCGAAAAGCAGATCCTCAAGGCGCTGCCGAAGATGATCGACAAGGCGACGTCCGCCGAGTTGAAGAACGGTTTCGAGAAGCACCGGAAGGAAACCGAAGGCCATATCGCCAATGTGGAAGAGGTCTTCCGCATGCACGGGACCGAGGCCAAGGGCGTCAACTGCCCCGCCATCGACGGCATTATCCAGGAGGCCGAGGAAGTGGCAGGCGAGGTCGAGGACAAGCAGGTGCTGGACGCCGCGCTCATCGCCGCCGCGCAGGCGGTGGAGCACTACGAGATCACCCGCTACGGGACACTGATCACGTGGGCGCAGGAACTGGGCCGGAACGACTGCGCCGAGGTCCTCAAGCGCAATCTGGCCCAGGAAAAGGCGACCGACGAGAAGCTGACCCAGCTCGCCGAGAACCGCATCAACATCGCAGCAGCCGAATAA
- a CDS encoding universal stress protein, translating into MVSRRLSREAGHRRKFLAIVDDTPECERSVAYAARRAQSTGGAVVLLFVIEPADFQHWLGVEEIMREEALETANATLDGHAAKIRESVGIEPELVVREGHPSEEIHKLIEEDQDIAILVLAAGNAKEGPGPLVSSIAGKGAAFPIPVTVVPHSLTDEEIESLA; encoded by the coding sequence ATGGTCTCCAGACGCCTGAGCAGGGAAGCCGGCCATCGCCGCAAATTCCTTGCGATCGTGGATGACACGCCGGAGTGCGAACGCTCCGTCGCCTATGCGGCGCGCCGGGCGCAGTCCACCGGCGGCGCGGTGGTACTTCTTTTCGTGATTGAGCCGGCCGATTTCCAGCACTGGCTGGGCGTCGAGGAGATCATGCGCGAGGAGGCCTTGGAAACGGCCAACGCCACGCTGGACGGCCATGCCGCCAAGATCCGCGAAAGTGTGGGCATCGAGCCCGAACTTGTCGTTCGCGAGGGACATCCGAGCGAAGAGATTCACAAGCTCATCGAGGAGGACCAGGACATCGCCATCCTGGTGCTGGCGGCCGGCAACGCGAAGGAAGGGCCCGGCCCGCTAGTCTCCTCCATCGCCGGCAAGGGCGCCGCTTTCCCCATTCCGGTGACCGTCGTGCCGCACAGCCTGACGGACGAGGAAATCGAGAGCCTGGCATAG
- the nth gene encoding endonuclease III translates to MEKPKSQKAARRPHRRISAYSRDEISEIFRRFSIQRPEPRGELEHVNPFTLLVAVVLSAQATDVGVNKATRGLFEIADTPEKMVALGEEKVGDHIRTIGLWRNKAKNVIALSQALIDEHDGEVPGDRNALVKLPGVGRKTANVVLNMAFGQPTMAVDTHIFRIANRLSLAPGKTPEEVEKALVSVIPEEYLHHAHHWLILHGRYVCKARKPDCPACVIADICKAPEKTTDVPAPLVELAG, encoded by the coding sequence ATGGAAAAGCCCAAGTCCCAAAAAGCCGCACGCCGTCCGCACAGGCGCATTTCAGCCTATAGTCGCGACGAGATTTCGGAGATCTTCCGGCGGTTCAGCATTCAGCGCCCGGAACCGCGCGGCGAGCTCGAACATGTCAACCCCTTCACGCTGCTCGTTGCCGTCGTGCTTTCCGCGCAGGCGACCGACGTCGGCGTGAACAAGGCGACGCGCGGCCTCTTCGAGATCGCCGATACGCCGGAAAAGATGGTCGCGCTGGGCGAGGAGAAGGTGGGCGATCATATCCGCACCATCGGGCTGTGGCGCAACAAGGCCAAGAATGTCATCGCGCTCTCGCAGGCGCTGATCGACGAGCATGACGGCGAGGTGCCGGGCGACCGCAATGCGCTGGTGAAGCTGCCGGGCGTCGGCCGCAAGACGGCGAATGTCGTCCTCAACATGGCCTTCGGCCAGCCGACCATGGCGGTCGACACCCATATTTTCCGCATCGCCAACCGGCTGAGCCTTGCGCCCGGGAAAACGCCCGAGGAGGTCGAGAAGGCGCTGGTCTCGGTTATCCCGGAGGAATATCTGCACCACGCCCATCACTGGCTGATCCTGCACGGCCGCTATGTCTGCAAGGCCCGCAAGCCCGACTGCCCGGCCTGCGTCATTGCCGACATATGCAAGGCGCCGGAAAAGACGACGGATGTGCCAGCGCCGCTGGTGGAACTGGCAGGATAG
- a CDS encoding ribokinase codes for MITIVGSINLDLIARVERLPAPGETVPGDRFSTAAGGKGANQALAARRAGAPVRMVGAVGTDTFAGQAVALLDEAGVDLSAVRRWDGATGIAVILVGGDGENVIAVIPGANGSVDAAAVREARMEAGEYVLLQNEIPLTAVEAAIDAARGAGAVSLLNTAPFRADAAHLLAKADYVIANETEFDLYAEALKLAGRDREARMNAFVKMSGRTLVVTLGADGVMAATPDAFFRVPALQITPVDTVGAGDTFCGYLGAALAEGMALEPALARASAAGALACLKPGAQPSIPHRDEVESALAA; via the coding sequence TTGATCACCATTGTGGGTTCCATCAATCTCGATCTGATCGCCCGCGTCGAACGGCTTCCCGCACCCGGCGAGACGGTCCCGGGCGATCGCTTCTCCACCGCCGCCGGCGGCAAGGGCGCCAACCAGGCGCTGGCCGCGCGGCGCGCCGGCGCGCCCGTGCGTATGGTGGGCGCCGTCGGCACCGACACTTTCGCGGGCCAGGCGGTGGCGCTGCTGGACGAGGCCGGCGTCGATCTGTCGGCGGTAAGAAGATGGGACGGCGCGACCGGCATCGCCGTCATCCTGGTGGGCGGCGACGGCGAGAACGTGATCGCCGTCATACCGGGCGCCAACGGCTCTGTGGACGCGGCCGCCGTGCGCGAGGCGCGCATGGAAGCCGGCGAATATGTTCTCCTGCAAAACGAGATACCGTTGACGGCGGTCGAGGCGGCCATCGACGCCGCGCGTGGGGCAGGCGCCGTTTCCCTGCTCAACACCGCTCCTTTCAGGGCCGATGCCGCGCATCTGTTGGCCAAGGCGGACTATGTCATCGCCAACGAGACCGAATTCGACCTCTACGCCGAGGCTCTGAAACTGGCCGGACGAGACCGCGAGGCCCGCATGAACGCGTTCGTGAAAATGAGCGGCCGCACGCTCGTTGTCACGCTGGGCGCCGACGGTGTCATGGCGGCCACGCCCGACGCGTTCTTCCGCGTGCCCGCCCTCCAGATCACGCCGGTCGACACAGTGGGCGCGGGCGACACGTTCTGCGGCTATCTGGGTGCGGCGCTGGCCGAGGGAATGGCACTTGAACCTGCTCTCGCGCGCGCCTCGGCGGCCGGCGCGCTCGCCTGCCTGAAACCGGGCGCGCAGCCCTCGATCCCCCACCGGGACGAGGTGGAAAGCGCCTTGGCCGCGTGA
- a CDS encoding MmcB family DNA repair protein produces MPIVSPILANPLADGRQSERALVIRRGVQRLLLEMGAVVMPELTLATGRRADLVALTRKGDIWIIEIKSSVEDFRVDRKWPEYRLHSDRLFFASHPDVPQEIFPAECGFILSDGYGAEILREAPEHRLAAATRKATMLRFARACAARLTAAELAGVSIPALDDEA; encoded by the coding sequence ATGCCGATCGTGTCGCCCATCCTCGCCAATCCGCTGGCCGACGGCCGCCAGTCCGAGCGGGCTCTCGTCATCCGCCGCGGCGTCCAGCGCCTTCTCCTGGAGATGGGTGCGGTCGTGATGCCCGAATTGACGCTTGCCACCGGCCGCCGCGCCGACCTGGTGGCGCTCACCCGCAAGGGCGATATCTGGATCATCGAGATCAAATCGTCGGTCGAGGATTTCCGGGTCGACCGTAAATGGCCGGAATACCGGCTTCACTCGGACCGCCTCTTCTTTGCCTCGCATCCGGACGTGCCGCAGGAAATCTTTCCGGCCGAGTGCGGGTTCATCCTGTCGGACGGCTATGGCGCCGAAATCCTGCGCGAAGCGCCGGAGCACCGGCTGGCGGCGGCCACCCGAAAGGCGACGATGCTGCGTTTCGCCCGGGCCTGCGCCGCCCGGCTGACGGCGGCGGAGCTTGCCGGCGTCTCCATTCCCGCTCTCGACGACGAGGCGTGA
- a CDS encoding ArsR/SmtB family transcription factor: MKAGTDLAQVGSLVGDPARANMLAALMGGAALTASELAMEAGVGLPTASAHLSKLAEGGLVDVSRQGRHRYYRLADDRVASMLESIMGVAAVFGPKRVLPGPRDGAMREARICYDHLAGEYGVAMFDGFVRRGYLAAADGSIGLTAAGERYFTGFGIELPALRKGRRPLCRACLDWSVRRTHLAGALGAAMLDRMIALHWVRREAGSRVLRFTPPGRRAFDEMVREE; encoded by the coding sequence ATGAAAGCAGGAACCGATCTCGCGCAGGTAGGCAGTCTCGTCGGCGATCCGGCGCGCGCCAATATGCTGGCCGCGCTGATGGGCGGGGCGGCGCTCACGGCGAGCGAACTCGCCATGGAGGCAGGCGTCGGCCTGCCCACCGCCAGCGCGCACCTGTCGAAGCTGGCGGAAGGCGGCCTCGTCGACGTTTCCCGCCAGGGCCGCCACCGCTACTACCGGCTGGCGGACGATCGCGTTGCGTCGATGCTCGAAAGCATCATGGGCGTGGCGGCGGTTTTCGGGCCGAAGCGTGTGCTGCCCGGGCCGCGCGACGGCGCGATGCGGGAGGCTCGGATTTGCTATGACCACCTGGCGGGCGAATATGGTGTCGCGATGTTCGACGGTTTCGTGCGCCGCGGATATCTGGCGGCGGCGGATGGGAGCATCGGGCTGACCGCCGCTGGCGAGCGCTATTTCACGGGATTCGGGATTGAGCTGCCGGCGCTCCGGAAAGGCCGCCGCCCGCTCTGCCGCGCCTGTCTCGACTGGAGCGTGCGGCGCACCCATCTGGCGGGCGCGCTGGGCGCTGCTATGCTGGACCGGATGATCGCGCTCCATTGGGTGCGGCGCGAGGCCGGCAGCCGCGTGCTGCGGTTCACGCCGCCTGGCCGTCGGGCATTCGATGAGATGGTAAGGGAGGAATGA
- a CDS encoding NifU family protein: MFIQTEATPNPATLKFLPGRVVMEAGTADFRDAEQARASSPLAGRLFEVPGVTGVFFGYDFVTVTKEDGDWQHLKPAILGTIMEHFMSGQPVMSGTETSSSKADGEEFYDTADEEIVSTIKELLETRVRPAVAQDGGDITFRGYEKGVVFLHMKGACAGCPSSTATLKHGIQNLLHHFVPEVREVEQVA; this comes from the coding sequence ATGTTTATCCAGACCGAAGCTACTCCCAATCCCGCCACGCTCAAGTTTCTGCCTGGCCGGGTGGTGATGGAGGCGGGCACAGCCGACTTCCGCGATGCCGAGCAGGCCCGTGCCTCCTCGCCGCTTGCCGGCCGTCTGTTCGAGGTTCCCGGCGTCACCGGCGTCTTCTTCGGCTATGATTTCGTCACCGTCACCAAGGAGGACGGCGACTGGCAGCACCTGAAACCGGCGATCCTCGGCACGATCATGGAGCATTTCATGTCCGGCCAGCCGGTCATGTCCGGCACCGAGACGAGTTCCTCGAAAGCCGATGGCGAGGAATTCTACGACACGGCCGATGAGGAGATCGTCTCCACCATCAAGGAGCTTCTGGAAACGCGCGTGCGGCCCGCGGTCGCTCAGGACGGCGGCGACATCACCTTCCGCGGCTACGAAAAGGGCGTTGTGTTCCTGCACATGAAAGGCGCCTGCGCCGGCTGCCCATCCTCTACCGCCACCCTCAAGCACGGCATCCAGAACCTGCTGCATCATTTCGTGCCGGAAGTGCGCGAGGTCGAGCAGGTCGCCTGA
- a CDS encoding Hsp20 family protein, protein MTRMTPFSNPLLLGFDSMEKTLERVAKSGDSYPPYNIERIRGDDSGSERLRITLAVAGFAEQDLEVTTEENQLIVRGRQDDGGEREYLHRGIASRQFQRVFLLADGMQVIGATLKNGLLAIDLDRPEPERLVRKINISVKD, encoded by the coding sequence ATGACGCGTATGACCCCCTTCTCGAACCCGTTGCTGCTGGGGTTCGACAGCATGGAAAAAACGCTCGAACGCGTTGCGAAGTCGGGCGACAGCTATCCGCCCTACAATATCGAACGTATTCGCGGCGACGACAGCGGCAGCGAACGCCTTCGGATCACGCTGGCCGTGGCCGGTTTCGCCGAGCAGGACCTTGAAGTGACCACCGAGGAAAACCAGCTGATCGTGCGCGGCCGGCAGGACGATGGTGGCGAACGGGAATATCTGCACCGCGGCATCGCCTCGCGGCAGTTCCAGCGTGTTTTCCTGCTTGCCGACGGCATGCAGGTGATCGGCGCGACGTTGAAGAACGGATTGCTCGCAATCGACCTGGACCGGCCGGAGCCCGAGCGCCTTGTCAGAAAGATAAACATTTCTGTGAAGGATTGA
- a CDS encoding LysE family translocator, which translates to MPLETYFAYVVVCLVATVVPGPTNMLIVANGMRHGMRAGLQNVAGTLVSLTIMIAIAGIGLTSLIALAGEWFTWVKIAGAAYLCWIGWKMIRSSSEAANPASSAKPSRGFFLQGMLVSLGNPKQLLFFGALMPQFLDPSANHAVQILILGATALAFSAASDGTYAIVSGSVGRKLTPARMRQIARIGGGFLVGGGLWLAFSRAR; encoded by the coding sequence ATGCCGCTCGAAACATACTTCGCCTATGTCGTCGTGTGCCTGGTCGCCACGGTGGTGCCCGGCCCCACCAACATGCTCATCGTGGCCAACGGCATGCGCCACGGCATGCGCGCGGGCCTTCAGAACGTCGCCGGAACGCTGGTCAGCCTCACGATCATGATCGCCATCGCCGGCATCGGGCTCACCTCGCTCATCGCCCTTGCCGGCGAGTGGTTCACCTGGGTCAAGATCGCGGGCGCGGCCTATCTTTGCTGGATAGGCTGGAAGATGATCCGGTCCAGCAGCGAGGCCGCAAACCCGGCTTCGTCCGCAAAGCCGTCGCGTGGCTTCTTCCTGCAGGGAATGCTGGTCTCTCTGGGCAATCCGAAGCAGCTTCTTTTCTTCGGCGCGCTGATGCCGCAGTTCCTCGACCCTTCGGCCAATCATGCGGTCCAGATCCTGATACTGGGCGCCACCGCGCTGGCGTTCTCGGCCGCTTCCGACGGCACATATGCGATCGTGTCGGGCAGCGTCGGACGGAAGCTGACCCCGGCGCGCATGCGCCAGATCGCGCGTATCGGCGGCGGCTTCCTGGTCGGCGGCGGCCTCTGGCTCGCCTTTTCCCGGGCGCGTTGA
- a CDS encoding DUF1850 domain-containing protein encodes MSLCLVVSGTPFVIAATMFTLSWTHSVEKVEWQERWVVEQSGLRLVEARVKGSGAGMEPDSDAELVDGWWVYEPSLPPQKQLVLASSGKTAGGWELCAGEEKQCRTLGAEGGEPIVLRSCR; translated from the coding sequence ATGAGTCTTTGCCTTGTTGTCAGCGGCACCCCCTTCGTCATAGCCGCCACCATGTTCACCCTGTCCTGGACGCACTCGGTGGAAAAGGTCGAATGGCAGGAACGCTGGGTCGTGGAGCAGTCGGGCCTGCGGCTGGTCGAGGCGCGCGTCAAGGGCTCGGGTGCGGGCATGGAGCCGGATTCCGACGCCGAGCTGGTCGATGGCTGGTGGGTCTACGAGCCTTCACTGCCGCCGCAAAAGCAGCTGGTGCTGGCGTCATCGGGCAAAACGGCCGGTGGTTGGGAGTTGTGCGCCGGCGAAGAAAAGCAATGCCGGACGCTTGGGGCCGAAGGAGGAGAGCCTATCGTGCTCAGATCCTGCCGCTAA
- a CDS encoding DUF1127 domain-containing protein: MQHTARNRLSTLPARLWLTAIRLTRTFARTVAGMADRRRQRLHLAELDDRLLADIGLTRCDVKRECAKPFWRTSGR; this comes from the coding sequence ATGCAACACACGGCCCGCAACCGGCTTTCCACGCTGCCTGCACGGCTCTGGCTCACCGCCATACGCCTTACCCGCACCTTCGCCCGCACAGTGGCCGGCATGGCTGACCGGCGGCGGCAGCGCCTGCACCTGGCGGAACTCGACGACCGCCTGCTGGCCGATATCGGCCTGACGCGATGCGACGTCAAACGCGAATGCGCAAAACCGTTCTGGCGCACGAGCGGCCGATAA
- a CDS encoding DUF1150 family protein yields MTENEQKITVTQQQLAHLGEGAVAYMREMDAADLRGKFPGMPEMPELAPGTKLWALFAANGQPILLADARDAALAGAFQNDLQPVSLH; encoded by the coding sequence ATGACTGAGAACGAACAAAAGATCACCGTTACGCAACAGCAATTGGCCCATTTGGGCGAGGGCGCTGTGGCTTATATGCGCGAGATGGACGCCGCCGACCTTCGCGGCAAGTTCCCCGGCATGCCCGAAATGCCGGAGCTGGCTCCCGGCACCAAGCTGTGGGCGCTTTTCGCCGCCAACGGCCAGCCCATCCTCCTCGCCGACGCCCGCGATGCGGCGCTGGCCGGCGCTTTCCAGAACGACCTCCAGCCGGTGAGCCTGCACTAA